One segment of Opisthocomus hoazin isolate bOpiHoa1 chromosome 22, bOpiHoa1.hap1, whole genome shotgun sequence DNA contains the following:
- the THG1L gene encoding putative tRNA(His) guanylyltransferase isoform X1 produces the protein MLGCWRAASAVSAGSGRRAGCLHLPMAKSKFEYVRDFEADDTCLPNCWIVVRLDGRNFHRFSEQHEFKKPNDDRALHLMTKCAQTVMQELEDIAIAYGQSDEYSFVFKKKSRWFKRRASKFMTHVVSQFASSYVFYWKDYFKDQRLLYPPGFDGRIVLYPSNQNLKDYLSWRQADCHINNLYNTVFWMLVQRSGLTPVQAQDRLQGTLAGDKNEILFSEFNINYNNEPLMYRKGTVLIWQKVNEVMTKKIKLPKEAEEKEVAVTRTRTKVVPLHCDIIGDQFWEEYPEILAEDS, from the exons ATGCTGGGTTGCTGGCGGGCTGCCTCGGCCGTCTCtgccgggagcgggcggcgggcgggctgcctGCACCTCCCCATGGCGAAGAGCAAGTTCGAGTACGTGCGGGACTTCGAGGCGGACGACACCTGCCTGCCCAACTGCTGGATAGTGGTCCGGCTGGACGGCCGCAACTTCCACAG GTTTTCTGAGCAGCATGAGTTCAAAAAGCCAAATGATGACCGCGCTCTTCACCTGATGACCAAGTGTGCCCAGACCGTGATGCAAGAACTGGAGGACATTGCTATTGCTTATGGACAGAGTGATGAATatagttttgttttcaaaaagaagaGTAGATGGTTTAAAAGAAGAGCAAG TAAGTTCATGACTCATGTGGTCTCCCAGTTTGCCTCAAGTTACGTTTTCTACTGGAAGGATTACTTTAAGGACCAGCGACTTCTGTACCCACCAGGATTTGATGGACGAATTGTGTTGTATCCCAGCAACCAAAATTTAAAGGACTACCTCAGCTGGAGACAAGCAGATT gCCATATTAATAACCTTTATAATACAGTGTTTTGGATGCTTGTACAGCGAAGTGGTTTGACACCAGTGCAGGCACAGGATAGACTCCAG GGAACTTTGGCTGGAGATAAGAATGAAATCTTATTTTCTGAATTCAACATCAACTACAACAATGAACCTTTGATGTATAGAAAAGGAACTGTCTTAATATGGCAGAAG GTTAATGAAGTCATGACTAAGAAGATAAAACTAccaaaggaagcagaagaaaaggaagttGCAGTGACCCGGACTAGGACTAAAGTTGTTCCCCTGCACTGTGATATTATTGGGGACCAGTTCTGGGAGGAATATCCTGAAATTCTGGCTGAGGATAGTTGA
- the LSM11 gene encoding U7 snRNA-associated Sm-like protein LSm11 — MEEDEGAAGGGEQRRPRRRPGAERSPSPSRLDVSSSRFDPLLALYSADTPLPFPAAPCFNNLAEYESFQRGLRRPRGRRSAPSRRGPPAARRGPPAADPERIQRLRSLMVNASPEQDAAERGAAARRRRAPRNVLTRMPLHEGSPLGELHRCVRDGVKINVHIRTFKGLRGVCTGFLVAFDKFWNMALTDVDETYRKPVMGKAFYAEPQLTLTRLFDRLRLQESSIKKGADSKTVSEELALTDDSQTLGWKAGSGRGRAEDERERQKRLGRAGEKKMPGDSLHLAARGEADVGSRTAHTEGASAGGTRARSQSRRKRRPKVDYQQVFTRHINQIFIRGENVLLVHLAH, encoded by the exons ATGGAGGAGGACGAGGGGGCCGCGGGCGGAGGGGAGCAGcggcgcccccgccgccggcccggggccgagcgctcccccagccccagccgcctGGACGTCAGCTCCAGCCGCTTCGACCCGCTGCTGGCGCTGTACTCGGCCGACACCCCGCTGCCCTTCCCCGCCGCGCCCTGCTTCAACAACCTCGCCGAGTACGAGAGCTTCCAGCGCGGCCTGCGccgcccccgcggccgccgctccgctccctcccgccgcggcccgcctgccgcccgccgcggcccgcccgccgccgaccCCGAGCGCATCCAGCGCCTCCGCAGCCTCATGGTGAACGCGAGCCCCGAGCAGGACGCGGccgagcgcggcgcggcggcccggCGCCGGCGGGCGCCGCGCAACGTCCTCACCAGGATGCCGC tCCATGAAGGCAGCCCACTGGGGGAGCTTCATCGCTGTGTCCGAGATGGTGTAAAAATCAATGTCCATATCCGCACTTTCAAAGGGCTTCGTGGAGTCTGCACGGGGTTTTTGGTTGCATTTGACAAGTTCTGGAATATG GCCCTGACAGATGTGGATGAGACGTACAGGAAACCAGTAATGGGCAAAGCTTTCTACGCAGAACCTCAGCTCACACTGACCCGG CTGTTTGACAGGCTCAGACTGCAGGAGTCCTCAATAAAGAAGGGAGCTGACTCAAAGACTGTCTCAGAGGAGCTAGCCCTGACAGATGACTCGCAGACACTTGGATGGAAAGCTGGATCAGGACGAGGGAGAGCAGAAGATGAGCGCGAGAGGCAGAAACGTTtgggcagagctggagaaaaGAAGATGCCAGGTGACAGTTTGCATCTGGCTGCCAGAGGTGAAGCTGATGTGGGTAGCAGGACTGCCCACACAGAGGGTGCCAGTGCTGGTGGTACCCGTGCAAGAAGCCAGTCACGGAGAAAAAGGCGGCCCAAAGTGGATTATCAGCAGGTGTTCACACGTCACATAAACCAGATTTTTATTCGAGGAGAGAATGTCTTGCTTGTCCATTTGGCACATTGA
- the THG1L gene encoding putative tRNA(His) guanylyltransferase isoform X2 yields MDRVMNIVLFSKRRVDGLKEEQGFDGRIVLYPSNQNLKDYLSWRQADCHINNLYNTVFWMLVQRSGLTPVQAQDRLQGTLAGDKNEILFSEFNINYNNEPLMYRKGTVLIWQKVNEVMTKKIKLPKEAEEKEVAVTRTRTKVVPLHCDIIGDQFWEEYPEILAEDS; encoded by the exons ATGGACAGAGTGATGAATatagttttgttttcaaaaagaagaGTAGATGGTTTAAAAGAAGAGCAAG GATTTGATGGACGAATTGTGTTGTATCCCAGCAACCAAAATTTAAAGGACTACCTCAGCTGGAGACAAGCAGATT gCCATATTAATAACCTTTATAATACAGTGTTTTGGATGCTTGTACAGCGAAGTGGTTTGACACCAGTGCAGGCACAGGATAGACTCCAG GGAACTTTGGCTGGAGATAAGAATGAAATCTTATTTTCTGAATTCAACATCAACTACAACAATGAACCTTTGATGTATAGAAAAGGAACTGTCTTAATATGGCAGAAG GTTAATGAAGTCATGACTAAGAAGATAAAACTAccaaaggaagcagaagaaaaggaagttGCAGTGACCCGGACTAGGACTAAAGTTGTTCCCCTGCACTGTGATATTATTGGGGACCAGTTCTGGGAGGAATATCCTGAAATTCTGGCTGAGGATAGTTGA
- the SOX30 gene encoding transcription factor SOX-30 produces MVPTGPARGWAERGEGRTAGAAVYMAIASRGGIAAPPLAGGGGVRARRALAATIGGDGMERGGRSIAPRSGAPTQTPSGPYRPLPHRRPKEARGSFRVPPAKVEEPEAEEGEPPGGRGDGRKPGAEFRRSPAPLRGREGTRAAVKRERDRGRGGGESQREVKALEKQGNGKEPWRGAAIKVDLPDKAFEACWEKVEKNEGPTGSLGGPAHAGTDDREAKPCEGFGILPEDLKIPVVFQPLSPAAPVQIQDPLPQELIHVTKAPVTAVPLKMQPLLRPSVKTETKNVPLTVLPSDSGMPDTPFSKDKSGHVKRPMNAFMVWARIHRPALAKANPTANNAEISVQLGLEWSKLTEEQKQPYYDEAHKIKQKHREEFPGWIYQPRPGKKKRFPLPVSAVFSGTSQSIISTNPSGICPFQSPAYSVVIPNVKNSIGHPVCESPAIRLPASSIQPAGPITLLRTTSASTASVAVPAPALTLRPIISPQHFAEPAQTEAFGVSSGLNCSPKRPTPVFMESFGRSPSNIANASGTFSVPNSEPPKECPGVSVFPRGIPLPQATPFLHSRLYGPPPVGQPASLFGVPPRFSFHHPYFVSGPHYFPSSNNQYAPMARRLTGHILGLTMSHQTQKNFISCTCPFSRPPFGCGNFSSSVPECLGFYEDKYPREEVMFSALDGNYPFKECSAESIHEGRGSCEGPGVVSCHSSCNEERYLSPLPQLDVGALQEVLSPPATPSSVHLINVIDSDEEEEVKLLQEL; encoded by the exons ATGGTTCCAACGGGCCCCGCACGCGGCTGGGCGGAGCGTGGCGAGGGGCGAACAGCCGGGGCCGCGGTCTACATGGCGATCGCGTCGCGTGGCGGGATCGCTGCGCCCCCattggcgggcggcggcggcgtgagGGCGAGGCGAGCGTTGGCCGCAACGATCGGCGGCGACGGGATGGAGCGGGGCGGGCGCTCCATTGCCCCCCGCTCCGGGGCCCCCACGCAAACCCCCTCGGGCCCCTACCGCCCCCTTCCGCACCGCCGGCCGAAGGAGGCCAGGGGCTCCTTCAGGGTGCCGCCCGCCAAAGTGGAGGAGCCCGAGGCGGAGGAGGGAGAGCccccgggcggccgcggggacgGCAGGAAGCCGGGGGCGGAGTTCAggcgctccccagccccgttgcGGGGTAGAGAGGGCACCCGCGCCGCCGTCAAGAGAGAAAGGGATCGGGGAAGGGGCGGCGGGGAAAGCCAGCGGGAGGTGAAGGCGCTGGAGAAGCAGGGGAACGGGAAGGAGCCTTGGAGAGGAGCCGCCATCAAGGTGGACCTGCCGGACAAGGCCTTTGAGGCCTGCTGGGAGAAGGTGGAGAAGAACGAAGGCCCCACTGGCTCCCTGGGTGGGCCCGCTCACGCCGGCACTGACGACCGCGAGGCGAAGCCATGTGAGGGGTTCGGGATCCTCCCTGAAGACCTGAAGATCCCCGTCGTGTTTCAGCCCTTGTCTCCTGCCGCCCCCGTGCAGATCCAAGACCCGCTGCCGCAGGAGCTGATCCATGTGACGAAAGCGCCGGTGACAGCAGTGCCGCTTAAAATGCAGCCTTTGCTAAGGCCTTCAGTAAAGACTGAAACTAAAAATGTTCCCCTCACAGTACTGCCCTCTGATTCAG GTATGCCAGATACTCCATTTAGCAAGGACAAAAGTGGCCATGTAAAGCGTCCAATGAACGCGTTTATGGTGTGGGCGAGGATTCATCGGCCCGCCCTAGCAAAAGCTAACCCAACTGCCAATAACGCAGAAATCAGTGTTCAGCTTGGACTGGAGTGGAGCAAACTGACtgaagagcagaagcagccctATTATGATGAAgctcacaaaataaaacaaaagcacagagaggAATTTCCTG GTTGGATTTATCAACCACGACCAGGCAAAAAGAAGCGTTTTCCACTGCCAGTCTCTGCTGTATTTTCCGGCACTTCTCAGAGTATCATCTCTACAAATCCATCTGGCATTTGTCCCTTCCAGTCACCTGCTTACTCTGTTGTCATCCCCAATGTTAAGAACAGTATTGGACATCCAGTCT GTGAGTCTCCTGCCATCCGTCTGCCGGCTTCTTCCATTCAACCTGCTGGTCCAATTACTCTTCTCCGGACTACTAGTGCAAGCACAGCATCAGTGGCTGTTCCAGCTCCAGCCCTGACCCTGCGCCCCATAATTTCACCACAGCACTTTGCCGAACCTGCTCAAACAGAAGCTTTTGGTGTATCATCTGGGCTCAATTGCTCTCCGAAGAGACCTACACCAGTTTTCATGGAGAGCTTCGGCAGAAGCCCAAGTAACATAGCCAATGCTAGTGGCACGTTTTCTGTCCCTAACAGTGAGCCCCCAAAGGAGTGCCCAGGGGTTTCTGTTTTTCCTAGAGGGATACCTCTTCCCCAAGCTACCCCTTTTCTTCACTCACGTCTCTATGGGCCCCCTCCCGTTGGTCAGCCAGCCAGCCTGTTTGGAGTACCTCCTCGGTTTTCATTTCACCACCCTTACTTTGTATCTGGACCTCACTATTTCCCCTCAAG CAACAACCAGTATGCTCCTATGGCAAGAAGATTAACTGGTCATATATTAGGGCTGACGATGTCCCATCAAACTCAAAAGAACTTTATTAGCT GCACATGCCCATTCAGCCGACCGCCATTTGGCTGTGGGAACTTCTCCAGCTCAGTGCCTGAATGCCTTGGCTTTTATGAAGACAAGTACCCAAGAGAGGAGGTGATGTTTTCAGCTCTGGATGGAAACTATCCTTTCAAGGAATGCTCAGCAGAAAGTATACACGAGGGCCGCGGCAGCTGTGAGGGCCCTGGAGTAGTGTCCTGCCACAGCAGCTGCAATGAGGAGCGGTATTTGAGCCCCCTGCCACAGCTGGACGTCGGAGCATTGCAGGAGGTTTTGTCACCCCCAGCCACTCCCTCCAGTGTCCACCTCATCAATGTAATTGACAGCGACGAGGAAGAGGAAGTAAAGTTGTTGCAAGAAttgtaa